Proteins from one Egibacteraceae bacterium genomic window:
- a CDS encoding heavy metal translocating P-type ATPase translates to MAERSLTDADTRTLDFDVEGMTCGSCAARVQRVLGRQEGVANAEVNYATGKARVEVAPEASGIDGLTAAVERIGYGLHPVDEDAEPGGDPEERARRSWFWRVVLAWPPSLVVLWLAMGPDLGLAPMRFMEAEWTRWTQLALATPVQFVVGWPFLAEMARRARRLTANMDTLIGIGTLAAYGYSLVGLATGGFLYFEVAAMVIAFLVLGRYFEARAKGRAGQAIRALLELGAKQARVIRDDEEVLVPVAEVAVGDRLRVRPGEKVPTDGDVVEGSSAVDESMLTGESVPVEKTVGDRVAGATVNTSGVLTVAATAVGSDTALAQIVRLVQEAQSGKAPMERLADRISAVFVPVVIGVALLAAAGWAVLGGDPLRGLVAGVAVLIIACPCALGLATPTAIMVGVGRGADLGILIRSVEVLERTRRITTVVFDKTGTLTTGAMALTDVVAGGDTDEGALLRRAGAVEADSEHPIGQALAAGARARVGALPGAERFEALAGHGVRADVEGATVWVGRRKLLAEAGLALAEALDSAAEQLEADGKTAVFAGWDGEARGVLAVADTLSPSAPAVVGRLHDMGLSVAMITGDNARTADAMAAAAGFGPADQVLAEVLPADKKSEVERLQARGEVVAMVGDGVNDAPALVQADLGIAIGTGTDVAIESSDLTLLRGDLSGVVTAIELSRRTYRTILQNLGWAFGYNVAAIPLAAAGVLNPVIAGAAMAFSSVSVVTNSLRLRRFGR, encoded by the coding sequence ATGGCCGAGCGCTCCCTGACGGACGCCGACACCCGCACCCTCGACTTCGACGTCGAGGGCATGACCTGCGGGTCGTGCGCCGCACGCGTCCAGCGGGTGCTCGGCCGCCAGGAGGGCGTGGCCAACGCCGAGGTCAACTACGCCACGGGCAAGGCCCGCGTCGAGGTCGCCCCCGAGGCCTCGGGCATCGACGGGCTGACCGCCGCCGTCGAGCGCATCGGCTACGGCCTGCACCCCGTCGACGAGGACGCCGAGCCCGGGGGCGACCCCGAGGAGCGTGCACGGCGGTCCTGGTTCTGGCGGGTCGTGCTCGCGTGGCCACCGAGCCTGGTGGTGCTGTGGCTCGCCATGGGCCCCGACCTGGGCCTGGCCCCGATGCGGTTCATGGAGGCCGAGTGGACGCGCTGGACGCAGCTCGCCCTGGCCACCCCCGTGCAGTTCGTCGTCGGCTGGCCGTTCCTCGCGGAGATGGCCCGCCGGGCCCGCCGGCTGACCGCGAACATGGACACCCTGATCGGGATCGGCACCCTGGCCGCCTACGGCTACTCGCTCGTCGGCCTCGCCACCGGGGGGTTCCTGTACTTCGAGGTCGCGGCGATGGTGATCGCCTTCCTGGTCCTCGGCCGGTACTTCGAGGCCCGGGCGAAGGGCCGCGCCGGCCAGGCGATCCGGGCGCTGCTGGAGCTCGGCGCGAAGCAGGCCCGGGTGATCCGCGACGACGAGGAGGTGCTCGTGCCCGTCGCGGAGGTGGCCGTCGGCGACCGCCTGCGCGTGCGCCCCGGGGAGAAGGTCCCCACCGACGGCGACGTCGTCGAGGGCAGCTCAGCCGTCGACGAGTCGATGCTCACCGGCGAGTCCGTCCCCGTGGAGAAGACCGTCGGCGACCGCGTCGCCGGCGCGACCGTGAACACCTCGGGGGTGCTCACCGTGGCCGCCACCGCCGTCGGGTCCGACACCGCGCTGGCCCAGATCGTGCGGCTGGTGCAGGAGGCGCAGAGCGGCAAGGCGCCGATGGAGCGCCTGGCCGACCGCATCTCAGCGGTGTTCGTGCCGGTGGTGATCGGCGTGGCGCTGCTCGCCGCCGCGGGCTGGGCGGTGCTCGGCGGCGACCCGCTGCGCGGCCTGGTCGCGGGTGTCGCGGTGCTGATCATCGCCTGCCCGTGCGCCCTCGGCCTGGCCACGCCCACCGCCATCATGGTCGGTGTCGGCCGCGGCGCGGACCTCGGCATCCTCATCAGGAGCGTCGAGGTGCTCGAGCGCACCCGGCGGATCACCACCGTGGTGTTCGACAAGACCGGGACCCTGACCACCGGCGCGATGGCCCTGACCGACGTGGTCGCCGGTGGCGACACCGACGAGGGGGCGCTGCTGCGCCGGGCCGGCGCGGTCGAGGCCGACAGCGAGCACCCCATCGGCCAGGCGCTCGCGGCCGGGGCGCGCGCGCGCGTCGGCGCCCTGCCGGGCGCCGAGCGCTTCGAGGCGCTGGCCGGCCACGGCGTGCGCGCCGACGTCGAGGGCGCCACCGTGTGGGTCGGGCGGCGCAAGCTGCTCGCCGAGGCGGGTCTCGCCCTGGCCGAGGCCCTCGACAGCGCCGCCGAGCAGCTGGAGGCCGACGGCAAGACCGCGGTGTTCGCCGGCTGGGACGGCGAGGCCCGCGGCGTGCTCGCCGTCGCCGACACCCTGTCGCCCTCCGCCCCCGCGGTCGTCGGGCGCCTGCACGACATGGGCCTGTCGGTGGCGATGATCACCGGCGACAACGCCCGCACCGCCGACGCCATGGCCGCCGCGGCCGGCTTCGGGCCCGCCGACCAGGTGCTCGCCGAGGTGCTGCCCGCCGACAAGAAGTCCGAGGTGGAGCGCCTGCAGGCCCGCGGCGAGGTCGTCGCCATGGTCGGCGACGGCGTCAACGACGCGCCCGCGCTGGTGCAGGCCGACCTCGGCATCGCGATCGGCACCGGCACCGACGTCGCCATCGAGTCCAGCGACCTCACCCTGCTGCGCGGCGACCTGTCCGGGGTCGTCACCGCCATCGAGCTGTCGCGGCGCACCTACCGGACCATCCTGCAGAACCTCGGGTGGGCCTTCGGCTACAACGTCGCCGCCATCCCCCTGGCCGCCGCCGGCGTGCTGAACCCGGTCATCGCCGGCGCCGCCATGGCGTTCTCCAGCGTGAGCGTCGTCACCAACTCCCTGCGGCTGCGCCGCTTCGGCCGGTAG
- a CDS encoding metal ABC transporter ATP-binding protein: MVAGTPAIRLDGVTAGYAGDIVLRDLSFTVAPGELLGAVGPSGSGKTTLLRLLTGQAEAYAGAVSVFGQPVRRGRPTRRIGYVPQLDTIDWDFPLTVEQVALLGLTADSRRIPWFSRAERRTVAATLERLGLAGLAKRHICELSGGQQQRMFLARAMARQADLILLDEPTSGVDMVTRHDVLHLLGDLNADGVTILLTTHDLNWVAAHLPRVLCLNGAIVGDGHPIEVFTPDVLRATYGAEVRVIHQGDLVFVADQTHVLGTTPPGPAGRPAGTAAAQRRGRR, translated from the coding sequence GTGGTGGCCGGCACGCCGGCAATCCGGCTCGACGGGGTGACCGCCGGGTACGCCGGCGACATCGTGCTGCGCGACCTGTCGTTCACGGTCGCACCGGGCGAGCTCCTGGGGGCGGTCGGTCCGAGCGGCTCGGGCAAGACCACGCTGCTGCGCCTGCTCACGGGCCAGGCCGAGGCCTACGCCGGGGCGGTCTCCGTCTTCGGGCAGCCGGTCCGCCGAGGGCGACCCACCCGCCGGATCGGGTACGTGCCCCAGCTCGACACGATCGACTGGGACTTCCCGCTCACCGTCGAGCAGGTGGCGCTGCTCGGCCTCACCGCCGACAGCCGGCGCATCCCGTGGTTCAGCCGTGCCGAGCGCCGCACCGTGGCGGCGACGCTGGAGCGCCTCGGGCTGGCCGGCCTGGCCAAACGGCACATCTGCGAGCTGTCCGGCGGCCAGCAGCAGCGCATGTTCCTGGCCCGGGCGATGGCGCGCCAGGCGGACCTGATCCTGCTCGACGAGCCGACCAGCGGGGTCGACATGGTCACCCGCCACGACGTGCTGCACCTGCTCGGCGACCTGAACGCCGACGGGGTGACGATCCTGCTCACCACCCACGACCTGAACTGGGTGGCCGCCCACCTGCCGCGCGTGCTGTGCCTGAACGGCGCGATCGTCGGGGACGGCCACCCCATCGAGGTGTTCACCCCCGACGTGCTGCGCGCCACCTACGGCGCCGAGGTCCGCGTGATCCACCAGGGTGACCTCGTGTTCGTCGCCGACCAGACCCACGTGCTCGGCACCACGCCGCCGGGACCGGCCGGGCGGCCCGCGGGGACCGCCGCCGCGCAGCGGCGCGGGCGCCGGTGA
- a CDS encoding metal ABC transporter permease gives MSWLAEPLTYAFFVRALAAGMLVGAMCGALGVFVVLRRMSYIGHGLAHSVLGGVAIGAALGYHHYVGAVVATLVAALLIDRVARQRGLHADAAIGIVTTAMFAAGIAVVSMVPGAVGSTEALLFGSILAISTADLAVAGGMAVVFALALFALYKPLVFVTFDADVAGVQGVRAGVMEVVVNLLTAGVIIASVRVLGVLLVAAAVVIPAALARVVTRSFAAMVGLATVVGVTSAAVGLYASFHAGVPSGPAIVLVGATLFTVVALGAAARGRLTGARARRDAASSVAAVTVGEPPAG, from the coding sequence GTGAGCTGGCTCGCCGAACCCCTGACCTACGCCTTCTTCGTCCGGGCGCTGGCGGCGGGCATGCTGGTCGGCGCGATGTGTGGGGCGCTCGGCGTGTTCGTCGTGCTGCGGCGCATGAGCTACATCGGCCACGGCCTCGCGCACAGCGTGCTCGGGGGTGTGGCGATCGGCGCGGCGCTCGGCTACCACCACTACGTCGGGGCGGTCGTGGCCACCCTGGTCGCGGCCCTGCTGATCGACCGGGTGGCCCGCCAGCGTGGTCTGCACGCCGACGCGGCCATCGGGATCGTCACCACGGCGATGTTCGCGGCGGGGATCGCCGTCGTGTCCATGGTGCCGGGCGCGGTTGGCAGCACCGAAGCCCTGCTGTTCGGCAGCATCCTCGCGATCTCCACCGCCGACCTGGCCGTGGCCGGCGGGATGGCCGTGGTGTTCGCCCTGGCCCTGTTCGCCCTGTACAAGCCGCTGGTGTTCGTCACCTTCGACGCGGACGTCGCCGGCGTGCAGGGGGTGCGCGCCGGCGTCATGGAGGTGGTCGTCAACCTGCTGACCGCCGGGGTCATCATCGCCTCGGTGCGGGTGCTCGGGGTGCTGCTCGTCGCGGCGGCGGTCGTCATCCCGGCGGCGCTGGCGCGGGTCGTGACCCGATCGTTCGCGGCGATGGTCGGCCTGGCGACCGTGGTGGGCGTGACCTCCGCGGCCGTGGGGCTGTACGCCTCGTTCCACGCCGGTGTGCCGAGCGGCCCGGCGATCGTGCTCGTCGGCGCGACCCTGTTCACCGTCGTGGCGCTCGGTGCCGCGGCCCGGGGGCGCCTGACCGGCGCCCGCGCCCGCCGCGACGCGGCGAGCTCCGTCGCGGCCGTCACGGTCGGCGAGCCGCCGGCTGGCTAG